The following are encoded together in the Streptomyces rapamycinicus NRRL 5491 genome:
- a CDS encoding ABC transporter ATP-binding protein yields the protein MSGTSAPRRGPAPAAGPGRFMGGQPTERSMDFRGSSRRLLARLRPERGIVLLVLALGTVSTGLAVVGPKILGAATDLIFAGIVGRQLPDGVSKEQAVQWLRDKDQGTVADMVASMDVTPGQGIDFHAVGVVLLWVAALYLAASLLGLVQARVATVVVQRAVFRLREDVEHKLARLPLAYFDKQSRGEVLSRATNDIDNIQQTLQQTLSQIMASLLTIVGVLSMMFWISPLLALVALITVPVSVWVTTRIGKRAQPQFVSQWKTTGKLNAHIEEMYTGHALVKVFGREKESAQAFREQNDKLYGAGFRAQFISGLIQPSMMFIGNLNYVLVAVVGGLRVASGALSIGDVQAFVQYSRQFSQPLTQVASMANMVQSGVASAERVFELLDAPEQSAEPVDARRPEVVRGQVAFEEVAFRYQPDTPLIDGLSLSVRPGQTVAIVGPTGAGKTTLVNLLMRFYEVSGGRITLDGVDIAEMSREELRSHIGMVLQDTWLFGGTIAENIAYGAEGASSERIVAAAKATYVDRFVRMLPDGYDTVIDEEGSNVSAGEKQLITIARAFLSEPSILVLDEATSSVDTRTEVLIQRAMASLRSGRTSFVIAHRLSTIRDADVILVMESGRIVEQGSHDALLAAGGAYARLYASQFAEPVAETE from the coding sequence ATGAGCGGCACTTCGGCGCCCCGCAGGGGTCCGGCGCCCGCCGCCGGGCCCGGCCGCTTCATGGGCGGGCAGCCCACCGAGCGGTCCATGGACTTCCGCGGCTCCAGCCGCCGGCTGCTGGCCCGGCTCCGCCCTGAGCGCGGGATCGTCCTGCTGGTGCTCGCGCTGGGCACGGTCAGCACCGGGCTCGCGGTGGTGGGCCCGAAGATCCTCGGTGCGGCCACCGACCTGATCTTCGCGGGCATCGTCGGACGGCAGCTGCCCGACGGCGTCAGCAAGGAGCAGGCCGTCCAGTGGCTGCGCGACAAGGACCAGGGCACGGTCGCCGACATGGTCGCCTCGATGGACGTCACCCCGGGCCAGGGCATCGACTTCCACGCGGTCGGCGTCGTGCTGCTGTGGGTCGCGGCGCTGTATCTGGCCGCCTCGCTCCTGGGCCTGGTCCAGGCCCGGGTGGCGACCGTCGTCGTCCAGCGCGCGGTCTTCCGGCTGCGCGAGGACGTGGAGCACAAGCTGGCGCGGCTGCCGCTGGCGTACTTCGACAAGCAGTCGCGCGGCGAGGTGCTCTCCCGCGCCACCAACGACATCGACAACATCCAGCAGACGCTCCAGCAGACCCTCAGTCAGATCATGGCCTCGCTGCTGACGATCGTGGGCGTGCTGTCGATGATGTTCTGGATCTCGCCGCTGCTGGCGTTGGTGGCGCTGATCACCGTCCCGGTCTCGGTGTGGGTGACGACGCGCATCGGCAAGCGCGCCCAGCCGCAGTTCGTCTCCCAGTGGAAGACCACGGGCAAGCTCAACGCCCACATCGAGGAGATGTACACCGGCCATGCGCTGGTGAAGGTCTTCGGGCGGGAGAAGGAGTCCGCGCAGGCGTTCCGGGAGCAGAACGACAAGCTCTACGGGGCGGGCTTCCGGGCCCAGTTCATCTCCGGCCTGATCCAGCCGTCGATGATGTTCATCGGGAACCTCAACTATGTGCTGGTGGCCGTGGTCGGTGGGCTCCGGGTGGCCTCCGGCGCGCTGTCGATCGGCGATGTCCAGGCGTTCGTCCAGTACTCCCGGCAGTTCAGCCAGCCGCTCACCCAGGTGGCCTCCATGGCCAACATGGTGCAGTCGGGGGTGGCCTCCGCCGAGCGGGTCTTCGAGCTGCTGGACGCGCCGGAGCAGAGCGCGGAGCCGGTGGACGCGCGGCGGCCGGAGGTGGTGCGCGGGCAGGTCGCGTTCGAGGAGGTCGCCTTCCGCTACCAGCCGGACACGCCGCTCATCGACGGCCTTTCGCTGTCGGTGCGGCCGGGCCAGACCGTGGCCATCGTCGGGCCGACCGGCGCCGGGAAGACCACGCTGGTCAATCTGCTGATGCGGTTCTACGAGGTCAGCGGCGGGCGGATCACGCTGGACGGGGTGGACATCGCCGAGATGTCACGGGAGGAGCTGCGCTCCCACATCGGGATGGTGCTCCAGGACACCTGGCTGTTCGGCGGCACGATCGCCGAGAACATCGCGTACGGGGCGGAGGGGGCGAGCTCCGAGAGGATCGTGGCGGCGGCGAAGGCCACCTATGTGGACCGCTTCGTACGGATGCTGCCGGACGGCTACGACACGGTGATCGACGAAGAGGGCTCCAATGTCAGCGCCGGTGAGAAGCAGCTGATCACGATCGCGCGGGCGTTTCTCTCCGAGCCGTCGATCCTGGTGCTGGACGAGGCCACCAGCTCGGTCGACACCCGTACCGAGGTCCTCATCCAGCGGGCGATGGCCTCGCTGCGCAGCGGCCGTACGAGCTTCGTGATCGCCCACCGGCTGTCGACCATCCGGGACGCGGACGTGATCCTGGTGATGGAGTCGGGGCGGATCGTGGAGCAGGGCTCGCACGACGCGCTGCTCGCGGCGGGCGGTGCGTACGCGCGGCTCTACGCGTCCCAGTTCGCCGAGCCGGTCGCGGAAACCGAATAG
- a CDS encoding ABC transporter ATP-binding protein, which translates to MLVRLIQAHLRPYTRTITLIVLLQLVQTLATLYLPALNADIIDSGVVKGDTGYILRVGGLMIAVTLVQIVCAAGAVYFSARTSMALGRDVRAAVFDRVQSFSAREMGHFGAPSLITRTTNDVQQVQMLCLMAFTLMVSAPIMCVGGVVMALNEDVPLSGLLLLIVPALGLVVTLIARRMRPLFRDVQQRIDTVNRVLREQITGIRVIRAFVRDAHERDRFTDANTGLMDVSLRAGQLMSLMFPAVMLVVNVSSVAVVWFGGHRIDSGGMQVGALTAFLSYLMQILSSVMMATFMFMMVPRAEVCAERVQEVLDTGTSVVPPLVPVAPAPADTGRGLLELRGVEFRYPGADAPVLRDISLTARPGRTTAVIGSTGSGKSTLLGLVPRLFDATDGSVHLDGVDVRDLDPEVMTRTIGLVPQKPYLFAGTIASNLRYGDPDATDEQLWRALETAQAREFVAAMEGGLDAPIAQGGTNVSGGQRQRLAIARALVRKPSVYLFDDSFSALDYATDARLRAALADETDNATVVIVAQRVSTIRGADLIVVLDAGRIVGAGTHGELMAGNETYREIVLSQLTEEEAA; encoded by the coding sequence GTGCTGGTACGACTGATACAAGCGCATCTGAGGCCCTATACCCGAACGATCACGCTGATCGTCTTATTGCAGCTGGTGCAGACCCTCGCCACCCTCTACCTGCCCGCGCTGAACGCGGACATCATCGACAGCGGAGTGGTGAAGGGCGACACCGGCTACATCCTCCGTGTCGGCGGGCTGATGATCGCCGTCACCCTCGTCCAGATCGTGTGCGCCGCGGGAGCCGTCTACTTCAGCGCCCGCACCTCCATGGCGCTCGGCCGCGATGTGCGCGCCGCCGTCTTCGACCGGGTGCAGTCCTTCTCCGCCCGGGAGATGGGCCACTTCGGGGCGCCGTCCCTGATCACCCGCACCACCAACGACGTCCAGCAGGTGCAGATGCTGTGCCTGATGGCCTTCACGCTGATGGTCTCGGCGCCGATCATGTGCGTGGGCGGTGTGGTCATGGCGCTCAACGAGGACGTGCCGCTGTCCGGGCTGCTCCTGCTCATCGTTCCGGCCCTGGGCCTCGTGGTCACGCTCATCGCCCGCCGGATGCGGCCGCTGTTCCGCGACGTCCAGCAGCGCATCGACACCGTCAACCGGGTGCTGCGCGAGCAGATCACCGGGATCCGGGTCATCCGCGCCTTCGTCCGCGACGCCCATGAGCGCGACCGCTTCACCGATGCCAACACCGGTCTGATGGATGTCTCGCTGCGCGCCGGGCAGCTGATGTCGCTGATGTTCCCGGCCGTGATGCTGGTGGTGAACGTCTCCAGCGTGGCCGTCGTCTGGTTCGGCGGGCACCGCATCGACAGCGGCGGGATGCAGGTCGGCGCGCTGACCGCGTTCCTCAGCTATCTGATGCAGATCCTGTCGTCCGTGATGATGGCCACCTTCATGTTCATGATGGTGCCGAGGGCCGAGGTGTGCGCCGAGCGCGTCCAGGAGGTGCTGGACACCGGGACCAGCGTCGTACCGCCGCTGGTGCCCGTCGCGCCCGCGCCCGCCGACACCGGACGGGGGCTGCTGGAGCTGCGGGGCGTGGAGTTCCGCTACCCCGGCGCCGACGCGCCCGTGCTGCGCGACATCTCGCTGACCGCCCGGCCCGGCCGGACCACCGCCGTCATCGGCTCCACCGGCAGCGGCAAGTCGACCCTGCTCGGGCTGGTGCCGCGGCTGTTCGACGCGACCGACGGCAGCGTCCACCTCGACGGGGTGGATGTGCGCGACCTCGACCCCGAGGTGATGACCCGGACCATAGGGCTGGTCCCGCAGAAGCCGTACCTGTTCGCCGGCACCATCGCCTCCAACCTGCGGTACGGCGACCCCGACGCCACCGACGAGCAGCTGTGGCGGGCCCTGGAGACCGCCCAGGCACGGGAGTTCGTGGCGGCCATGGAGGGCGGTCTCGACGCCCCGATCGCCCAGGGCGGAACCAATGTGTCCGGCGGTCAGCGGCAGCGGCTGGCGATCGCCCGCGCCCTGGTCCGCAAGCCGTCCGTCTACCTCTTCGACGACTCCTTCTCCGCGCTCGACTACGCCACCGACGCCCGGCTGCGGGCGGCGCTCGCGGACGAGACGGACAACGCGACGGTGGTCATCGTCGCCCAGCGGGTGTCCACGATCCGGGGCGCCGATCTGATCGTGGTCCTCGACGCGGGGCGGATCGTCGGCGCGGGCACCCACGGCGAGCTGATGGCCGGCAATGAGACCTATCGCGAGATCGTGCTCTCCCAGCTCACCGAGGAGGAGGCGGCATGA
- a CDS encoding MoaD/ThiS family protein: protein MAMMSTPAGTIRYWAAARAAAGTAEEPYTAWTLAEALDAARQRHTARPEFARVLLRCSFLVDGAPAGTRDHKTIQLAEGGTVEVLPPFAGG, encoded by the coding sequence ATGGCGATGATGAGCACGCCCGCCGGGACCATCCGGTACTGGGCCGCGGCCCGCGCCGCGGCCGGCACCGCGGAGGAGCCGTACACCGCGTGGACACTGGCGGAGGCGCTCGACGCGGCCCGACAGCGGCACACCGCGCGACCGGAGTTCGCACGGGTCCTGCTGCGCTGTTCGTTCCTGGTCGACGGAGCCCCGGCCGGCACCCGAGACCACAAGACGATCCAACTCGCCGAGGGCGGCACGGTCGAGGTGCTCCCGCCGTTCGCAGGAGGGTGA
- a CDS encoding DUF2993 domain-containing protein, protein MRALRITLIVVVILGGLFVAADRIAVYMAESKAADKIKSSQGLTTTPNVSIKGFPFLTQVAGKELDEVDVGVDGLTTDAGDGRSVRVTELDAQLHNVRISGNFSSASADRATGSAHISYADLSQAAGPGITVASDPSGSNKVKITGSLLGFSLTAHSQVTIVNGNTIRLHAESIPGGSIPQWEDKVREKTDMERKIEGLPTGMRLEKVETSKDGIDVSVAGNNVQLTG, encoded by the coding sequence ATGCGCGCACTACGCATCACACTGATCGTCGTCGTGATACTCGGCGGCCTCTTCGTGGCCGCCGACCGCATCGCGGTGTACATGGCCGAGTCCAAGGCGGCCGACAAGATCAAGAGTTCTCAGGGCCTGACCACGACGCCCAATGTCTCGATCAAGGGCTTCCCGTTCCTCACCCAGGTCGCGGGCAAGGAGCTGGACGAGGTCGACGTCGGCGTGGACGGGCTGACGACGGACGCGGGCGACGGCCGCAGCGTCCGGGTCACCGAGCTCGACGCCCAGCTGCACAACGTCCGCATCTCGGGCAACTTCTCGTCGGCCAGCGCCGACCGCGCCACGGGCTCGGCCCACATCAGCTACGCGGACCTCTCACAGGCCGCCGGTCCGGGCATCACGGTCGCCTCCGACCCGTCGGGCAGCAACAAGGTCAAGATCACCGGCAGTCTGCTGGGCTTCAGCCTCACCGCCCACTCCCAGGTCACCATCGTGAACGGCAACACGATCCGGCTGCACGCCGAGTCCATACCGGGCGGCAGCATCCCCCAGTGGGAGGACAAGGTGCGCGAGAAGACCGACATGGAGCGGAAGATCGAGGGACTGCCCACCGGTATGCGGCTGGAGAAGGTGGAGACCTCCAAGGACGGCATAGACGTCTCGGTCGCGGGTAACAACGTCCAGCTGACGGGCTGA
- a CDS encoding Ms5788A family Cys-rich leader peptide yields the protein MKRQADLTKRRAVDLCRVAAMLCRPV from the coding sequence ATGAAGCGACAGGCGGATCTCACGAAGCGGCGGGCAGTCGACCTGTGCCGCGTCGCCGCCATGCTCTGTCGCCCCGTCTGA
- a CDS encoding sulfurtransferase yields MSRSDVLVDADWVQARIDDPKTVIVEVDEDTSAYDKNHIKNAIRIDWKQDLQDPVRRDFVDQAGFEKLLSEKGIGNDDTVVLYGGNNNWFAAYAYWYFKLYGHQDVKLLDGGRKKWELDSRDLVAEVPARAQTEYKAKPQDTAIRAFRDEVVDAIGSLNLVDVRSPDEFSGKLLAPAHLPQEQSQRPGHVPSARNIPWSKSANDDGTFRSDDELKEIYEGAGVDLSKDTIAYCRIGERSAHTWFVLHELLGQTNVKNYDGSWTEYGSLVGVPVELGSDS; encoded by the coding sequence ATGAGCCGCAGTGACGTCCTGGTGGACGCCGACTGGGTCCAGGCCCGTATCGACGACCCCAAGACGGTCATCGTCGAGGTGGACGAGGACACCTCGGCCTACGACAAGAACCACATCAAGAACGCCATCCGGATCGACTGGAAGCAGGACCTCCAGGACCCGGTGCGCCGTGACTTCGTCGACCAGGCCGGCTTCGAGAAGCTGCTGTCGGAGAAGGGCATCGGCAACGACGACACGGTCGTCCTCTACGGCGGCAACAACAACTGGTTCGCGGCGTACGCCTACTGGTACTTCAAGCTCTACGGCCACCAGGACGTCAAGCTGCTCGACGGCGGCCGCAAGAAGTGGGAGCTCGACTCCCGCGACCTGGTCGCCGAGGTGCCGGCCCGCGCGCAGACCGAGTACAAGGCCAAGCCGCAGGACACCGCCATCCGCGCCTTCCGCGACGAGGTCGTGGACGCCATCGGCTCGCTGAACCTGGTCGACGTGCGCTCCCCCGACGAGTTCTCCGGCAAGCTGCTCGCCCCGGCCCACCTCCCGCAGGAGCAGTCGCAGCGTCCGGGCCACGTCCCGAGCGCTCGCAACATCCCGTGGTCGAAGTCGGCCAACGACGACGGCACCTTCAGGTCCGACGACGAGCTCAAGGAGATCTACGAGGGCGCGGGCGTGGACCTGTCGAAGGACACCATCGCCTACTGCCGCATCGGTGAGCGCTCCGCTCACACCTGGTTCGTCCTGCACGAGCTCCTGGGCCAGACCAACGTCAAGAACTACGACGGCTCCTGGACCGAGTACGGCTCGCTGGTCGGCGTGCCGGTCGAGCTCGGCTCCGACAGCTGA
- a CDS encoding DUF1416 domain-containing protein, which produces MCGAKAGGPDASTIKPGETTIQGSVTRDGEPVAGYVRLLDSTGEFTAEVPTSATGQFRFYAAEGTWTLRALVPGGTADRTVVAQKGGLAEVAIAV; this is translated from the coding sequence ATGTGTGGAGCCAAGGCCGGCGGCCCCGACGCCTCGACGATCAAGCCCGGTGAGACCACGATCCAGGGTTCGGTGACCCGCGACGGCGAGCCCGTCGCCGGTTACGTGCGGCTGCTGGACAGCACCGGCGAGTTCACCGCCGAGGTCCCCACCTCCGCGACCGGGCAGTTCCGCTTCTACGCCGCGGAGGGCACATGGACGCTGCGCGCCCTGGTTCCCGGCGGCACCGCGGACCGCACCGTCGTCGCCCAGAAGGGCGGGCTGGCGGAGGTCGCCATCGCCGTCTGA
- a CDS encoding DUF3099 domain-containing protein: MYARRRHAYFFLMGACLTLFISAWAFVRLWSVPAAVAMCIVAMVIPPLAAIVANRRGPDDRWWDESGDEESDRWWRELDEHNHRH, encoded by the coding sequence ATGTACGCGCGACGCCGCCACGCATACTTCTTCCTGATGGGCGCGTGTCTGACGCTCTTCATCTCGGCATGGGCCTTTGTGCGCCTGTGGTCCGTCCCCGCCGCGGTCGCGATGTGCATCGTCGCCATGGTGATACCGCCCCTGGCGGCGATCGTCGCCAATCGCCGGGGCCCGGACGACCGGTGGTGGGACGAATCGGGGGACGAGGAGTCCGACCGGTGGTGGCGGGAGCTGGACGAGCACAACCACCGGCATTGA
- a CDS encoding DsrE family protein: MAKKLVIKVTAGADAPERCSQAFTVAAVAAASGVEVSLWLTGESTWFALPGRAAEFELPHAAPLPDLIDGILTGGGTITVCTQCAARREIEEKDLIEGARIAGAQVFVSEIMPDGVQALVY, from the coding sequence ATGGCGAAGAAGCTGGTGATCAAGGTGACGGCGGGCGCGGACGCTCCCGAGCGCTGCTCTCAGGCGTTCACGGTGGCGGCGGTGGCCGCGGCGAGCGGGGTCGAGGTCTCGCTCTGGCTGACCGGTGAGTCGACGTGGTTCGCGCTGCCGGGCCGGGCTGCGGAGTTCGAGCTTCCGCATGCCGCGCCGCTTCCGGATCTGATCGACGGCATCCTTACGGGCGGCGGGACGATCACGGTGTGCACACAATGCGCCGCGCGGCGGGAGATCGAGGAGAAGGATCTGATCGAAGGTGCCCGGATCGCGGGCGCTCAGGTCTTCGTGAGCGAGATCATGCCGGACGGCGTCCAGGCGCTCGTGTACTAG
- a CDS encoding FABP family protein, with translation MIQIPSDLHPDLVPLAFLLGNWEGAGVSDFPGAEKCNFGQEATFTHDGRDFIEYISHTWVLDSEGKKVRPLETESGYWRIDKDRKVEVVMSRDQGIIEVWYGELAEGKPQIDLATDAVARTAHAAPYSGGKRLYGYVNSDLMWVGEKATPEVELRPYMSAHLKKVVDPREWAKDLKDLPDDGIAFFR, from the coding sequence ATGATCCAGATTCCGTCCGACCTCCACCCGGACCTCGTGCCGCTCGCCTTCCTCCTGGGCAACTGGGAAGGGGCCGGCGTCTCGGACTTTCCCGGGGCCGAGAAGTGCAACTTCGGCCAGGAGGCCACCTTCACGCACGACGGCCGTGACTTCATCGAGTACATCTCGCACACCTGGGTGCTGGACTCCGAGGGCAAGAAGGTCCGCCCCCTGGAGACCGAATCCGGCTACTGGCGGATCGACAAGGACCGTAAGGTCGAGGTCGTGATGAGCCGGGACCAGGGCATCATCGAGGTCTGGTACGGCGAGCTCGCGGAGGGCAAGCCGCAGATCGACCTGGCGACGGACGCGGTGGCGCGCACCGCCCACGCGGCCCCGTACTCGGGCGGAAAGCGGCTGTACGGCTACGTCAACAGCGATCTGATGTGGGTCGGCGAGAAGGCCACCCCCGAGGTCGAACTGCGCCCGTACATGTCCGCGCATCTGAAGAAGGTCGTGGACCCCCGGGAGTGGGCCAAGGACCTCAAGGACCTGCCGGACGACGGGATCGCCTTCTTCCGCTGA
- a CDS encoding Fur family transcriptional regulator translates to MATTDWKSDLRERGYRLTPQRQLVLEAVDHLEHATPDEILTEVRRTASGVNISTVYRTLELLEELGLVSHAHLGHGAPTYHLADRHHHIHMVCRDCTDVIEADVSVADAFTRQLRADFGFDTDLKHFAIFGRCASCSARQRAGGAGGDPGQLAGDGAENGSGEGRARRS, encoded by the coding sequence GTGGCGACCACCGACTGGAAGAGCGATCTGCGGGAGCGCGGCTACCGTCTGACCCCGCAGCGCCAGCTCGTGCTCGAAGCCGTCGATCATCTGGAGCACGCCACTCCGGACGAGATCCTCACCGAGGTGCGCCGCACCGCGAGCGGCGTCAACATCTCCACGGTCTATCGCACGCTGGAGCTGCTGGAGGAGCTGGGCCTGGTCAGCCATGCCCATCTCGGCCACGGCGCCCCCACGTACCACCTGGCCGACCGGCACCATCACATCCATATGGTGTGCCGGGACTGCACGGATGTGATCGAGGCCGATGTCTCCGTGGCCGACGCCTTCACCCGGCAGCTCCGGGCGGACTTCGGCTTCGACACCGATCTGAAGCACTTCGCGATCTTCGGCCGGTGTGCCTCCTGCTCCGCCCGGCAGCGCGCCGGAGGGGCCGGTGGAGACCCCGGACAGCTCGCTGGAGACGGCGCCGAAAACGGCTCCGGTGAGGGCCGAGCCCGCAGGTCGTAG
- a CDS encoding YgfZ/GcvT domain-containing protein produces the protein MKSPLLSLPGAVPGEGPDEDVAAHYGDLFREQRALADGTGFVDLSHRGVVTVSGADRLSWLHLLLTQHVSELPPGQATEALILSAHGHIEHALYLVDDGETTWAHVEPDSQRDLIAYLESMKFFYRVDIADRTDEYAVVHLPAGSITEAPEDAVVRETPHGRDLFLPRERLTAFAEESGPPIGVLAYEALRVEAHRPRVGLETDHRTIPHELGWIGSAVHLQKGCYRGQETVARVQNLGKPPRRLVFLHLDGSEVTLPTHGAPIRLASEGEEGRQLGFITSSARHHELGPIALALVKRNVPVDADLIADSTAAAQETVVEP, from the coding sequence ATGAAGAGCCCTTTGCTGTCGCTGCCCGGCGCCGTCCCCGGCGAGGGCCCCGACGAAGACGTCGCCGCCCACTACGGCGACCTGTTCCGCGAGCAGCGCGCGCTCGCCGACGGCACCGGCTTCGTGGACCTCTCGCACCGCGGAGTGGTCACGGTCAGCGGTGCCGACCGGCTCAGCTGGCTGCATCTGCTGCTCACCCAGCACGTCAGCGAACTACCGCCGGGCCAGGCCACCGAAGCCCTGATCCTCTCCGCCCACGGCCACATCGAACACGCGCTCTACCTCGTCGACGACGGCGAGACCACCTGGGCCCATGTGGAGCCCGACAGCCAGCGCGATCTGATCGCCTACCTGGAGAGCATGAAGTTCTTCTACCGGGTGGACATCGCGGACCGCACCGACGAGTACGCGGTCGTCCACCTCCCGGCGGGCAGCATCACCGAGGCCCCCGAGGACGCCGTCGTCCGCGAGACCCCGCACGGCCGGGACCTGTTCCTGCCGCGTGAGCGCCTTACCGCCTTCGCCGAGGAGAGCGGCCCGCCGATCGGGGTGCTGGCGTACGAGGCGCTGCGGGTCGAGGCCCACCGGCCCCGGGTCGGCCTGGAGACCGACCACCGCACCATCCCGCACGAGCTGGGGTGGATCGGCTCCGCCGTCCACCTCCAGAAGGGCTGCTACCGCGGCCAGGAGACCGTCGCCCGGGTGCAGAACCTGGGGAAGCCACCACGCCGGCTCGTCTTCCTCCACCTCGACGGCAGCGAGGTGACGCTGCCGACCCACGGCGCGCCCATACGGCTGGCCTCGGAGGGCGAGGAGGGCCGCCAGCTGGGGTTCATCACCTCATCGGCCCGCCACCACGAGCTGGGGCCGATCGCGCTGGCGCTGGTCAAGCGGAATGTGCCGGTGGACGCGGACCTGATCGCGGACTCCACGGCCGCCGCACAGGAGACGGTCGTGGAGCCGTGA
- the dtd gene encoding D-aminoacyl-tRNA deacylase, translating into MRAVVQRVDGASVVVDGETVGEIVGEGLCVLVGVTHDDTPEKAAQLARKLWSVRMLHDERSCSDLDAPLLVISQFTLYGDARKGRRPTWNAAASGGVAEPLVDEVVAQLRKLGAHVETGRFGAAMKVSLTNDGPFTVLVEV; encoded by the coding sequence ATGCGTGCTGTGGTACAGAGAGTGGACGGGGCGAGCGTCGTCGTGGACGGCGAGACGGTCGGCGAGATCGTCGGTGAGGGGCTGTGCGTACTGGTCGGGGTGACACATGACGACACCCCGGAGAAGGCGGCCCAGCTCGCCCGCAAGCTGTGGTCCGTAAGGATGCTCCACGACGAGAGGTCCTGCTCGGACCTGGACGCTCCGCTGCTGGTCATCAGCCAGTTCACGCTCTACGGCGATGCCCGTAAGGGGCGCCGTCCCACCTGGAACGCGGCGGCGTCCGGCGGGGTCGCCGAACCGCTCGTCGACGAGGTCGTGGCCCAGCTGCGGAAGCTGGGCGCACACGTGGAAACGGGCCGGTTCGGAGCGGCCATGAAGGTCTCGCTCACGAACGACGGCCCGTTCACGGTGCTCGTCGAGGTCTAG